Proteins from a genomic interval of Sander vitreus isolate 19-12246 chromosome 6, sanVit1, whole genome shotgun sequence:
- the pou2f2b gene encoding POU domain, class 2, transcription factor 2 isoform X3, producing MTKTAAIAAKDFFSMWLPDIRMSKPIEVEKVGAESPMEGTDSERNGPESNHQAQSMKVNPFPLSPTLSSSKHKMEECGEMSPALPLSHGPTPSQTALQHTQLMLTGSQLAGLTALLPAQQQLLLQQAQAQLLAAAVQQSSAAHAAHAAHAAAQANQQAQAVAAANQQAQQQQQQQQAGQTGQQAQSQSQGQSTQEQIAQSVPVPPPPPQLTLSQPIQLTAQDIQQLLQLQQLVLVPGHPLQSPAQFLLPQAQQGQQGLLSTPNLISLPQQNQGSLLSASTRMGLQAQRDKSMEVSGVTAVPSVTSHPEEPSDLEELEQFARTFKQRRIKLGFTQGDVGLAMGKLYGNDFSQTTISRFEALNLSFKNMCKLKPLLEKWLNDAETMSTDCTMPSPSSLSSPSMGFDGIPGRRRKKRTSIETNVRVALERAFMTNQKPTSEEILLIAEQLNMEKEVIRVWFCNRRQKEKRINPSSATPPLPSQPPTAPPTHKPPCYSPHMMSSQLSQAVTSLSTTVSTMSPVCSLTSSLTSTHPSLSSAPSPVTPPPRSTASPATPSHSTLNLNTGLWRMGKKNGDVSNYITDFAANLSPSSQWWPAAPFQS from the exons ATATCAGGATGTCAAAGCCAATAGAGGTCGAGAAAGTAGGGGCTGAGTCACCGATGGAGGGCACAG ATTCAGAGCGGAATGGACCTGAATCAAATCACCAG GCTCAGTCAATGAAAGTCAATCCCTTTCCCCTTTCACCAACCCTGAGCAGCAGCAAG CATAAGATGGAGGAGTGTGGTGAGATGTCCCCtgcccttcctctctctcacgGTCCGACCCCCTCACAGACGGCCCTGCAACATACACAGCTCATGCTGACCGGCTCCCAACTAGCAGGG TTAACAGCTCTGTTGCcagcgcagcagcagctgttgttGCAGCAGGCTCAGGCGCAGCTCCTGGCTGCAGCTGTGCAACAGTCCAGTGCAGCCCACGCCGCACATGCTGCCCATGCAGCTGCCCAAGCAAATCAGCAAGCTCAGGCAGTCGCAGCAGCAAATCAGCaagcccagcagcagcagcagcagcagcaggcgggACAAACGGGGCAGCAGGCCCAATCGCAGTCCCAGGGACAGAGCACACAGGAACAGATAGCCCAAAGTGTCCCTGTCCCACCTCCTCCACCACAGCTCACCCTCTCCCAGCCAATCCAGCTCACCGCCCAG GACATCCAGCAGTTGCTGCAACTTCAGCAGTTGGTGTTAGTGCCCGGCCACCCGCTCCAATCCCCTGCCCAGTTCCTCCTCCCACAGGCACAGCAGGGCCAGCAAG GACTCCTATCGACACCAAATCTCATTTCGCTACCTCAGCAAAACCAAGGGAGCCTGCTGTCTGCTTCAACTAGAATGGGACTCCAAGCACAG CGAGATAAGAGTATGGAGGTGAGCGGTGTGACCGCGGTGCCCTCAGTGACCTCTCACCCTGAGGAGCCCAGTGACCTGGAGGAGCTGGAACAGTTTGCCCGCACTTTCAAACAGAGACGCATCAAACTGGGCTTCACACAG GGAGATGTTGGTTTGGCCATGGGGAAGCTGTATGGCAACGACTTCAGTCAGACCACAATCTCCCGCTTTGAAGCCCTCAACCTAAGCTTTAAGAACATGTGCAAGCTGAAGCCACTGCTGGAGAAGTGGCTCAACGATGCAG AGACCATGTCCACAGACTGTACCATGCCCAGCCCCAGCTCCCTGTCCTCTCCCTCTATGGGCTTCGACGGGATTCCTGGTCGCCGCAGAAAGAAGAGAACCAGCATTGAGACGAATGTACGCGTGGCCCTGGAACGCGCATTCATGacg AACCAGAAGCCTACCTCAGAAGAGATCCTGCTGATTGCAGAGCAGCTCAACATGGAGAAGGAGGTGATCCGGGTCTGGTTCTGCAACCGCCGGCAGAAAGAGAAACGCATCAATCCCTCCAGTGCCACCCCTCCCCTGCCCAGCCAGCCCCCCACTGCCCCGCCAACGCACAAACCGCCCTGCTACAGCCCTCACATG ATGTCCAGCCAGCTGTCGCAGGCCGTGACCAGTCTCAGCACAACAGTGTCCACCATGTCGCCCGTCTGCTCCCTGACTTCCAGCCTCACCTCCACCCACCCCTCTCTCAGTTCCGCACCCTCTCCGGTGACTCCTCCTCCCCGCAGCACGGCCAGCCCAGCCACTCCCAGCCACAGCACACTCAACCTTAACACAGG CTTATGGCGTATGGGTAAAAAGAACGGTGACGTGTCTAACTACATCACCGATTTTGCTGCAAACTTGAG ccCTAGCAGCCAGTGGTGGCCAGCTGCCCCTTTCCAGTCTTGA
- the pou2f2b gene encoding POU domain, class 2, transcription factor 2 isoform X2: MTKTAAIAAKDFFSMWLPDIRMSKPIEVEKVGAESPMEGTDSERNGPESNHQAQSMKVNPFPLSPTLSSSKHKMEECGEMSPALPLSHGPTPSQTALQHTQLMLTGSQLAGDIQQLLQLQQLVLVPGHPLQSPAQFLLPQAQQGQQGLLSTPNLISLPQQNQGSLLSASTRMGLQAQRDKSMEVSGVTAVPSVTSHPEEPSDLEELEQFARTFKQRRIKLGFTQGDVGLAMGKLYGNDFSQTTISRFEALNLSFKNMCKLKPLLEKWLNDAETMSTDCTMPSPSSLSSPSMGFDGIPGRRRKKRTSIETNVRVALERAFMTNQKPTSEEILLIAEQLNMEKEVIRVWFCNRRQKEKRINPSSATPPLPSQPPTAPPTHKPPCYSPHMMSSQLSQAVTSLSTTVSTMSPVCSLTSSLTSTHPSLSSAPSPVTPPPRSTASPATPSHSTLNLNTGLWRMGKKNGDVSNYITDFAANLRNTVMGVNTGMNQALLGNNPLATIQALAASGGQLPLSSLEGASKVMLGACGSQRGGLPSSFFLNHPALLHMGQNPGAGLLSAAIAKASQASPFPSASSISPTLCSPSPCSSPASSCSSSEMAHSPPSLGGAKIE, from the exons ATATCAGGATGTCAAAGCCAATAGAGGTCGAGAAAGTAGGGGCTGAGTCACCGATGGAGGGCACAG ATTCAGAGCGGAATGGACCTGAATCAAATCACCAG GCTCAGTCAATGAAAGTCAATCCCTTTCCCCTTTCACCAACCCTGAGCAGCAGCAAG CATAAGATGGAGGAGTGTGGTGAGATGTCCCCtgcccttcctctctctcacgGTCCGACCCCCTCACAGACGGCCCTGCAACATACACAGCTCATGCTGACCGGCTCCCAACTAGCAGGG GACATCCAGCAGTTGCTGCAACTTCAGCAGTTGGTGTTAGTGCCCGGCCACCCGCTCCAATCCCCTGCCCAGTTCCTCCTCCCACAGGCACAGCAGGGCCAGCAAG GACTCCTATCGACACCAAATCTCATTTCGCTACCTCAGCAAAACCAAGGGAGCCTGCTGTCTGCTTCAACTAGAATGGGACTCCAAGCACAG CGAGATAAGAGTATGGAGGTGAGCGGTGTGACCGCGGTGCCCTCAGTGACCTCTCACCCTGAGGAGCCCAGTGACCTGGAGGAGCTGGAACAGTTTGCCCGCACTTTCAAACAGAGACGCATCAAACTGGGCTTCACACAG GGAGATGTTGGTTTGGCCATGGGGAAGCTGTATGGCAACGACTTCAGTCAGACCACAATCTCCCGCTTTGAAGCCCTCAACCTAAGCTTTAAGAACATGTGCAAGCTGAAGCCACTGCTGGAGAAGTGGCTCAACGATGCAG AGACCATGTCCACAGACTGTACCATGCCCAGCCCCAGCTCCCTGTCCTCTCCCTCTATGGGCTTCGACGGGATTCCTGGTCGCCGCAGAAAGAAGAGAACCAGCATTGAGACGAATGTACGCGTGGCCCTGGAACGCGCATTCATGacg AACCAGAAGCCTACCTCAGAAGAGATCCTGCTGATTGCAGAGCAGCTCAACATGGAGAAGGAGGTGATCCGGGTCTGGTTCTGCAACCGCCGGCAGAAAGAGAAACGCATCAATCCCTCCAGTGCCACCCCTCCCCTGCCCAGCCAGCCCCCCACTGCCCCGCCAACGCACAAACCGCCCTGCTACAGCCCTCACATG ATGTCCAGCCAGCTGTCGCAGGCCGTGACCAGTCTCAGCACAACAGTGTCCACCATGTCGCCCGTCTGCTCCCTGACTTCCAGCCTCACCTCCACCCACCCCTCTCTCAGTTCCGCACCCTCTCCGGTGACTCCTCCTCCCCGCAGCACGGCCAGCCCAGCCACTCCCAGCCACAGCACACTCAACCTTAACACAGG CTTATGGCGTATGGGTAAAAAGAACGGTGACGTGTCTAACTACATCACCGATTTTGCTGCAAACTTGAG GAACACTGTGATGGGAGTTAACACAGGGATGAACCAAGCCCTCCTCGGTAACAATCCCCTGGCCACTATCcaag ccCTAGCAGCCAGTGGTGGCCAGCTGCCCCTTTCCAGTCTTGAGGGGGCCAGTAAGGTGATGCTGGGGGCCTGTGGGAGCCAGAGAGGGGgcctcccctcctccttcttcctcaACCACCCCGCCCTCCTCCACATGGGCCAGAACCCCGGCGCTGGACTGCTCAGCGCTGCCATAGCCAAAGCCTCCCAGGCCTCCCCCTTCCCCTCGGCCAGCAGCATCAGCCCCACCCTCTGCTCCCCCTCACCCTGCTCCAGCCCCGCCTCTTCCTGCTCCTCCAGCGAAATGGCACACAGCCCGCCCTCTCTGGGCGGTGCCAAGATTGAGTGA
- the pou2f2b gene encoding POU domain, class 2, transcription factor 2 isoform X1, translating into MTKTAAIAAKDFFSMWLPDIRMSKPIEVEKVGAESPMEGTDSERNGPESNHQAQSMKVNPFPLSPTLSSSKHKMEECGEMSPALPLSHGPTPSQTALQHTQLMLTGSQLAGLTALLPAQQQLLLQQAQAQLLAAAVQQSSAAHAAHAAHAAAQANQQAQAVAAANQQAQQQQQQQQAGQTGQQAQSQSQGQSTQEQIAQSVPVPPPPPQLTLSQPIQLTAQDIQQLLQLQQLVLVPGHPLQSPAQFLLPQAQQGQQGLLSTPNLISLPQQNQGSLLSASTRMGLQAQRDKSMEVSGVTAVPSVTSHPEEPSDLEELEQFARTFKQRRIKLGFTQGDVGLAMGKLYGNDFSQTTISRFEALNLSFKNMCKLKPLLEKWLNDAETMSTDCTMPSPSSLSSPSMGFDGIPGRRRKKRTSIETNVRVALERAFMTNQKPTSEEILLIAEQLNMEKEVIRVWFCNRRQKEKRINPSSATPPLPSQPPTAPPTHKPPCYSPHMMSSQLSQAVTSLSTTVSTMSPVCSLTSSLTSTHPSLSSAPSPVTPPPRSTASPATPSHSTLNLNTGLWRMGKKNGDVSNYITDFAANLRNTVMGVNTGMNQALLGNNPLATIQALAASGGQLPLSSLEGASKVMLGACGSQRGGLPSSFFLNHPALLHMGQNPGAGLLSAAIAKASQASPFPSASSISPTLCSPSPCSSPASSCSSSEMAHSPPSLGGAKIE; encoded by the exons ATATCAGGATGTCAAAGCCAATAGAGGTCGAGAAAGTAGGGGCTGAGTCACCGATGGAGGGCACAG ATTCAGAGCGGAATGGACCTGAATCAAATCACCAG GCTCAGTCAATGAAAGTCAATCCCTTTCCCCTTTCACCAACCCTGAGCAGCAGCAAG CATAAGATGGAGGAGTGTGGTGAGATGTCCCCtgcccttcctctctctcacgGTCCGACCCCCTCACAGACGGCCCTGCAACATACACAGCTCATGCTGACCGGCTCCCAACTAGCAGGG TTAACAGCTCTGTTGCcagcgcagcagcagctgttgttGCAGCAGGCTCAGGCGCAGCTCCTGGCTGCAGCTGTGCAACAGTCCAGTGCAGCCCACGCCGCACATGCTGCCCATGCAGCTGCCCAAGCAAATCAGCAAGCTCAGGCAGTCGCAGCAGCAAATCAGCaagcccagcagcagcagcagcagcagcaggcgggACAAACGGGGCAGCAGGCCCAATCGCAGTCCCAGGGACAGAGCACACAGGAACAGATAGCCCAAAGTGTCCCTGTCCCACCTCCTCCACCACAGCTCACCCTCTCCCAGCCAATCCAGCTCACCGCCCAG GACATCCAGCAGTTGCTGCAACTTCAGCAGTTGGTGTTAGTGCCCGGCCACCCGCTCCAATCCCCTGCCCAGTTCCTCCTCCCACAGGCACAGCAGGGCCAGCAAG GACTCCTATCGACACCAAATCTCATTTCGCTACCTCAGCAAAACCAAGGGAGCCTGCTGTCTGCTTCAACTAGAATGGGACTCCAAGCACAG CGAGATAAGAGTATGGAGGTGAGCGGTGTGACCGCGGTGCCCTCAGTGACCTCTCACCCTGAGGAGCCCAGTGACCTGGAGGAGCTGGAACAGTTTGCCCGCACTTTCAAACAGAGACGCATCAAACTGGGCTTCACACAG GGAGATGTTGGTTTGGCCATGGGGAAGCTGTATGGCAACGACTTCAGTCAGACCACAATCTCCCGCTTTGAAGCCCTCAACCTAAGCTTTAAGAACATGTGCAAGCTGAAGCCACTGCTGGAGAAGTGGCTCAACGATGCAG AGACCATGTCCACAGACTGTACCATGCCCAGCCCCAGCTCCCTGTCCTCTCCCTCTATGGGCTTCGACGGGATTCCTGGTCGCCGCAGAAAGAAGAGAACCAGCATTGAGACGAATGTACGCGTGGCCCTGGAACGCGCATTCATGacg AACCAGAAGCCTACCTCAGAAGAGATCCTGCTGATTGCAGAGCAGCTCAACATGGAGAAGGAGGTGATCCGGGTCTGGTTCTGCAACCGCCGGCAGAAAGAGAAACGCATCAATCCCTCCAGTGCCACCCCTCCCCTGCCCAGCCAGCCCCCCACTGCCCCGCCAACGCACAAACCGCCCTGCTACAGCCCTCACATG ATGTCCAGCCAGCTGTCGCAGGCCGTGACCAGTCTCAGCACAACAGTGTCCACCATGTCGCCCGTCTGCTCCCTGACTTCCAGCCTCACCTCCACCCACCCCTCTCTCAGTTCCGCACCCTCTCCGGTGACTCCTCCTCCCCGCAGCACGGCCAGCCCAGCCACTCCCAGCCACAGCACACTCAACCTTAACACAGG CTTATGGCGTATGGGTAAAAAGAACGGTGACGTGTCTAACTACATCACCGATTTTGCTGCAAACTTGAG GAACACTGTGATGGGAGTTAACACAGGGATGAACCAAGCCCTCCTCGGTAACAATCCCCTGGCCACTATCcaag ccCTAGCAGCCAGTGGTGGCCAGCTGCCCCTTTCCAGTCTTGAGGGGGCCAGTAAGGTGATGCTGGGGGCCTGTGGGAGCCAGAGAGGGGgcctcccctcctccttcttcctcaACCACCCCGCCCTCCTCCACATGGGCCAGAACCCCGGCGCTGGACTGCTCAGCGCTGCCATAGCCAAAGCCTCCCAGGCCTCCCCCTTCCCCTCGGCCAGCAGCATCAGCCCCACCCTCTGCTCCCCCTCACCCTGCTCCAGCCCCGCCTCTTCCTGCTCCTCCAGCGAAATGGCACACAGCCCGCCCTCTCTGGGCGGTGCCAAGATTGAGTGA
- the pou2f2b gene encoding POU domain, class 2, transcription factor 2 isoform X4, which translates to MTKTAAIAAKDFFSMWLPDIRMSKPIEVEKVGAESPMEGTDSERNGPESNHQAQSMKVNPFPLSPTLSSSKHKMEECGEMSPALPLSHGPTPSQTALQHTQLMLTGSQLAGLTALLPAQQQLLLQQAQAQLLAAAVQQSSAAHAAHAAHAAAQANQQAQAVAAANQQAQQQQQQQQAGQTGQQAQSQSQGQSTQEQIAQSVPVPPPPPQLTLSQPIQLTAQDIQQLLQLQQLVLVPGHPLQSPAQFLLPQAQQGQQGLLSTPNLISLPQQNQGSLLSASTRMGLQAQRDKSMEVSGVTAVPSVTSHPEEPSDLEELEQFARTFKQRRIKLGFTQGDVGLAMGKLYGNDFSQTTISRFEALNLSFKNMCKLKPLLEKWLNDAETMSTDCTMPSPSSLSSPSMGFDGIPGRRRKKRTSIETNVRVALERAFMTNQKPTSEEILLIAEQLNMEKEVIRVWFCNRRQKEKRINPSSATPPLPSQPPTAPPTHKPPCYSPHMMSSQLSQAVTSLSTTVSTMSPVCSLTSSLTSTHPSLSSAPSPVTPPPRSTASPATPSHSTLNLNTGPSSQWWPAAPFQS; encoded by the exons ATATCAGGATGTCAAAGCCAATAGAGGTCGAGAAAGTAGGGGCTGAGTCACCGATGGAGGGCACAG ATTCAGAGCGGAATGGACCTGAATCAAATCACCAG GCTCAGTCAATGAAAGTCAATCCCTTTCCCCTTTCACCAACCCTGAGCAGCAGCAAG CATAAGATGGAGGAGTGTGGTGAGATGTCCCCtgcccttcctctctctcacgGTCCGACCCCCTCACAGACGGCCCTGCAACATACACAGCTCATGCTGACCGGCTCCCAACTAGCAGGG TTAACAGCTCTGTTGCcagcgcagcagcagctgttgttGCAGCAGGCTCAGGCGCAGCTCCTGGCTGCAGCTGTGCAACAGTCCAGTGCAGCCCACGCCGCACATGCTGCCCATGCAGCTGCCCAAGCAAATCAGCAAGCTCAGGCAGTCGCAGCAGCAAATCAGCaagcccagcagcagcagcagcagcagcaggcgggACAAACGGGGCAGCAGGCCCAATCGCAGTCCCAGGGACAGAGCACACAGGAACAGATAGCCCAAAGTGTCCCTGTCCCACCTCCTCCACCACAGCTCACCCTCTCCCAGCCAATCCAGCTCACCGCCCAG GACATCCAGCAGTTGCTGCAACTTCAGCAGTTGGTGTTAGTGCCCGGCCACCCGCTCCAATCCCCTGCCCAGTTCCTCCTCCCACAGGCACAGCAGGGCCAGCAAG GACTCCTATCGACACCAAATCTCATTTCGCTACCTCAGCAAAACCAAGGGAGCCTGCTGTCTGCTTCAACTAGAATGGGACTCCAAGCACAG CGAGATAAGAGTATGGAGGTGAGCGGTGTGACCGCGGTGCCCTCAGTGACCTCTCACCCTGAGGAGCCCAGTGACCTGGAGGAGCTGGAACAGTTTGCCCGCACTTTCAAACAGAGACGCATCAAACTGGGCTTCACACAG GGAGATGTTGGTTTGGCCATGGGGAAGCTGTATGGCAACGACTTCAGTCAGACCACAATCTCCCGCTTTGAAGCCCTCAACCTAAGCTTTAAGAACATGTGCAAGCTGAAGCCACTGCTGGAGAAGTGGCTCAACGATGCAG AGACCATGTCCACAGACTGTACCATGCCCAGCCCCAGCTCCCTGTCCTCTCCCTCTATGGGCTTCGACGGGATTCCTGGTCGCCGCAGAAAGAAGAGAACCAGCATTGAGACGAATGTACGCGTGGCCCTGGAACGCGCATTCATGacg AACCAGAAGCCTACCTCAGAAGAGATCCTGCTGATTGCAGAGCAGCTCAACATGGAGAAGGAGGTGATCCGGGTCTGGTTCTGCAACCGCCGGCAGAAAGAGAAACGCATCAATCCCTCCAGTGCCACCCCTCCCCTGCCCAGCCAGCCCCCCACTGCCCCGCCAACGCACAAACCGCCCTGCTACAGCCCTCACATG ATGTCCAGCCAGCTGTCGCAGGCCGTGACCAGTCTCAGCACAACAGTGTCCACCATGTCGCCCGTCTGCTCCCTGACTTCCAGCCTCACCTCCACCCACCCCTCTCTCAGTTCCGCACCCTCTCCGGTGACTCCTCCTCCCCGCAGCACGGCCAGCCCAGCCACTCCCAGCCACAGCACACTCAACCTTAACACAGG ccCTAGCAGCCAGTGGTGGCCAGCTGCCCCTTTCCAGTCTTGA